A window from Dioscorea cayenensis subsp. rotundata cultivar TDr96_F1 chromosome 10, TDr96_F1_v2_PseudoChromosome.rev07_lg8_w22 25.fasta, whole genome shotgun sequence encodes these proteins:
- the LOC120270938 gene encoding GDSL esterase/lipase At1g71250-like: MFVFGDSLVDDGNNNYLASIAKANYYPYGIDFFQGPTGRFSNGKTVIDFLCELLGLPYIPAYTTPGLNGTRLINGVNYASAAAGILEETGLYLGDRFSLDQQVLNFENNLNDLRQVIGDAGNFTQYLARSIAVMVLGSNDYINNYLLPSLYHSSYIYNTQEYANLLLNHYTRQLLALHSVGLRKFLLAGIGPLGCIPNQRATGYAPPDRCVSQVNAMVGLFNVRLRNLVQQLNTNHPGAVFVYGNTYGALGDLLNNPRNYGFLVVDRACCGLGRDRAQITCVPISTPCSNRREYVFWDAFHPYRSSVNRIFG; encoded by the exons ATGTTTGTGTTTGGTGACTCTTTGGTTGATGATGGGAATAACAACTACTTGGCTTCCATTGCCAAAGCCAACTACTACCCTTATGGCATTGACTTCTTTCAAGGTCCTACAGGGAGGTTCAGCAATGGCAAAACTGTCATTGATTTCCTAT gtGAACTTCTTGGGCTTCCATACATACCAGCATACACAACACCTGGTCTTAATGGCACAAGATTAATAAATGGAGTGAACTATGCTTCAGCAGCTGCAGGAATCCTTGAAGAGACTGGCCTATATCTT GGTGACAGGTTTAGTCTAGATCAGCAAGTCCTCAACTTTGAGAACAACTTGAACGATTTAAGACAAGTAATCGGTGATGCCGGAAACTTCACTCAATACTTAGCGAGATCCATTGCAGTGATGGTACTTGGTAGCAATGACTACATAAATAACTACTTGTTGCCATCTCTTTATCATTCAAGTTATATTTATAACACTCAAGAGTATGCCAACCTTCTGCTAAATCACTACACTAGACAACTACTT GCTTTGCACAGTGTGGGGCTTCGGAAGTTCTTGCTTGCCGGAATTGGCCCGCTCGGTTGCATTCCGAACCAGAGAGCCACCGGATATGCTCCTCCGGACAGATGTGTATCTCAAGTGAATGCAATGGTTGGTTTGTTTAATGTCAGACTTAGAAACCTTGTTCAGCAGTTGAACACAAACCATCCCGGAGCTGTTTTTGTTTATGGTAACACTTATGGTGCTCTAGGTGATCTGCTCAACAACCCCAGGAATTATG GATTTTTGGTTGTGGATCGAGCATGTTGCGGATTAGGAAGGGATCGAGCGCAGATCACATGTGTGCCGATAAGTACACCGTGCTCGAACCGGAGAGAGTATGTTTTCTGGGATGCATTTCATCCCTACAGAAGCAGTGTGAATAGGATTTTTGGCTGA